Proteins co-encoded in one Arachis hypogaea cultivar Tifrunner chromosome 13, arahy.Tifrunner.gnm2.J5K5, whole genome shotgun sequence genomic window:
- the LOC140177645 gene encoding uncharacterized protein: MINGKCSKFFPKAFRDRTIIDEAGFLRYQRRDDGRTVSKKNVEVDNSFIVPYNAGLLLKFGCHINVEYTCQTSAIKYLFKYLHKGNDRVTAVFYQNNRSQVDEIRNYYDCRYISACKAAWRLFGYPIQMKEPAVIRLPFHLPDDMPIVYKDTDTIQSVVETSFFKKSMLIGWFKANEVHNNARNLTYFEFSTKFVWNGEHHMWTQRKQGYAIGRISHIPPMNKEDYYLRLLLNI; the protein is encoded by the coding sequence ATGATCAATGGTAAATGCTCAAAGTTTTTTCCCAAAGCATTCAGAGATAGGACAATTATTGACGAAGCAGGCTTTCTAAGATATCAAAGAAGAGATGATGGGCGAACTGTATCAAAGAAAAATGTTGAGGTTGACAACTCCTTCATAGTTCCATACAATGCCGGTCTTCTTTTAAAATTTGGATGTCACATCAATGTTGAGTATACTTGCCAAACTTCAGCAATCAAATATCTGTTCAAGTATCTTCACAAGGGTAATGACAGGGTGACAGCTGTATTTTATCAAAACAATAGATCTCAGGTAGATGAAATACGTAATTATTATGATTGTAGATATATATCAGCATGTAAAGCTGCATGGAGATTGTTTGGTTATCCTATTCAAATGAAGGAACCAGCAGTAATAAGATTGCCATTCCATCTTCCTGATGATATGCCAATTGTTTACAAAGATACCGATACAATTCAGTCGGTTGTTGAGACTTCTTTTTTCAAGAAATCTATGTTGATTGGATGGTTCAAAGCAAATGAAGTCCATAATAATGCAAGAAATCTGACTTATTTTGAGTTTTCAACAAAATTTGTTTGGAATGGAGAGCATCATATGTGGACTCAGAGAAAGCAAGGATATGCCATAGGAAGGATATCTCATATACCACCAATGAATAAGGAAGATTACTATCTAAGGCTACTTTTGAACATTTAA